A single Cottoperca gobio chromosome 7, fCotGob3.1, whole genome shotgun sequence DNA region contains:
- the cbln4 gene encoding cerebellin-4, whose product MVNSFVLMLSWTVISGVARAQNDTEPIVLEGKCLVVCDSNPTTDWKASSSPLGISVRAANSKVAFSAVRSNNHEPSEMSNKTRIIYFDQVLVNIGNYFTFESVFLSPRKGIYSFNFHVIKVYQSQTIQVNLMLNGKPVISAFAGDKDVTREAATNGVLLYLEKEDKVYLKLEKGNLVGGWQYSTFSGFLVFPL is encoded by the exons aTGGTGAACTCCTTCGTACTGATGCTCAGCTGGACTGTGATCTCTGGGGTGGCGAGAGCTCAGAATGACACGGAGCCTATTGTCCTGGAGGGAAAATGTCTCGTGGTCTGCGACTCTAACCCGACCACGGACTGGAAGGCTTCGTCCTCTCCGCTCGGCATCTCAGTGCGCGCGGCCAACTCCAAGGTGGCTTTCTCTGCAGTCCGGAGCAACAACCATGAACCGTCGGAGATGAGCAACAAAACGAGAATAATCTACTTCGACCAG GTTCTTGTGAATATAGGAAACTACTTCACATTTGAATCAGTGTTTTTGTCTCCAAGAAAAGGAATCTACAGTTTTAACTTCCATGTCATTAAAGTGTACCAGAGCCAAACTATACAG GTGAACTTGATGTTGAATGGAAAACCCGTCATCTCTGCCTTCGCGGGTGACAAAGACGTAACTCGTGAGGCGGCCACCAATGGAGTTCTGCTCTATCTAGAAAAAGAGGACAAAGTCTACTTAAAGCTGGAGAAGGGAAACCTAGTCGGTGGATGGCAATACTCAACATTTTCTGGCTTTCTTGTGTTCccgctgtaa